The genomic segment CAATTGCAGATTTAGATTCAACACTTATAACCTCTATATTAGCATTTTCAgtccaaatttaaaataattggagTAAAAGTAGTATTTCTTTCTAAACTGTTTATTAAGGTAGGTTAGGAAGTAAGAAGAGGAGAGAACATAAAATGCATTGGGAACTCACAATTTTCCATGTGTTATGCATATGTTACATACTTTATGTTATTTAAATGTAATGATTTCCTTTGAAGTAATTTAAACACTACTGAAGACACAGAAACTACTTTTAAGCTTAAACGTAATCATATTATATTTCAAACGGGCTTTATTCAATTGACTGTAAATTGTGTTTGATGATGagctatttattaaatttaattccGTTCCAATAAGAGTATTCAATAAACATACATTGATTGCTTTCCTATCTTACATTTTTTTAGGAGTGCGAAATAAGAGAGTCATCATGAATTGGGCAAATGAGAGCTCCCCAAAAGAGTTTACACTACTTGGCTTCTCAGATAGGGCTTGGCTACAAATGCCCCTTTTTGTGGTCCTGTTAATATCATACACAATCACCATATTTGGCAATGTGTCCATCATGATGGTGTGCATTCTGGATCCCAAACTTCATACGCCCATGTATTTCTTTCTCACTAATCTCTCCATCTTAGATCTCTGCTATACCACAACTACAGTCCCTCATATGTTGGTAAATATTGGTTACAACAAAAAGACCATCAGCTATGCTGGCTGTGTGGCCCAACTCATCATCTTCCTGGCCCTAGGTGCTACTGAGTGTCTCCTTCTGGCTGTTATGTCCTTTGACAGATATGTGGCTGTTTGCAGACCCCTCCACTATGTAGTCATCATGAATTATTGGTTCTGCCTAAGGATGGCAGCCTTCTCATGGTTCACTGGTTTCAGCAACTCAGTGCTGCAGTCTTCCTTGACTCTTAACATGCCACGCTGTGGTCACCAGGAAGTGGACCACTT from the Macaca mulatta isolate MMU2019108-1 chromosome 4, T2T-MMU8v2.0, whole genome shotgun sequence genome contains:
- the OR2B3 gene encoding olfactory receptor family 2 subfamily B member 3; its protein translation is MNWANESSPKEFTLLGFSDRAWLQMPLFVVLLISYTITIFGNVSIMMVCILDPKLHTPMYFFLTNLSILDLCYTTTTVPHMLVNIGYNKKTISYAGCVAQLIIFLALGATECLLLAVMSFDRYVAVCRPLHYVVIMNYWFCLRMAAFSWFTGFSNSVLQSSLTLNMPRCGHQEVDHFFCEVPVLLKLSCADTKPIEAELFFFSVLILLIPVTLILISYGFIAQAVLKIRSAEGRRKAFGTCGSHMVVVSLFYGTAIYMYLQPPSSTSKDWGKMVSLFYGIITPMLNPLIYSLRNKDMKEAFKRVMPRIFFCKK